GGATGTTCGTCGGGGAATGAGGTATTCCATCTTGTCGCTCAGCCGCAGAAGGTATTGAAGTACTTGCTATGTTGGCggtggaagatggtgatgagggatgggaagcCCGACCTCCACTTGACGAAATTGCAGGAATTTGTGATTCCGAAGCTGACATCTCGTGTTTGTGGAAGTTGATCGAGACTTGAGGGGATTGGAGCCAATTACCCTATACGGACAGTAAAATGCCAGCTGGGTAACAAGGTATGAGAGCGCGGCAGTTAAGAGGAGAAGCGGAGTTGCGGGATGACAGAGGTCAACCGATCGATAAATAACTTTGGATGATGTCTTGTCGCCGcttggaagaaagtgaTGTCGTTCTTGGCTCGGCGGCTACCGCTCCTCCACCAGCCAAATCACGTGATCTTTACGAAAGTCGGCCGTCGACAATCGTGTAAATAAGAAGGCCAgcagtagtagtagtactAATTGCAGTTTTGATACGTATATTATTGGTTCGTCCACCCTGCGTGACAAGCCCTTCCCTCGGCTGTTCCGGTATATGCTACCATGTATGTAAAATGCCTGTAACCATACATAAACGCCACTTTTGAGCCGATACGGGAATTAACCAAGTAGTCAGTCTCAATTCATCTCTCTATGATATCAAAATATTTCGTCTACTCCTCGCCAACCTTCTGATTTTGCACTTCTCCAACGCTCTGGCCCTCCCTGACCTTCTGAATGGTACTTTTTCCGGGGAGCACCATTGTAGGGGGCAAGTGGGTGAGGTcgggaaggagagaagcgGCAGTCAATCGGGCATTCTGTTGGAGTACCATGCTAGAAACAGGAAAAATCAATGTTGACCAATGATAGAAAAGATGCAATAGATGCTTACTCCATGATGACCAGAGCAGCCATAGTCTCCACGATAGGGACAGCACGGGGAACGACACAGGGATCGTGTCGGCCCTTGGCAGCCAGTACGCCCTCAGTACCGTCGTACTTGGCAGTAGATTGTTCCTGAGCGATGGTTGCAGGAGGCTTGAAACCAATCCTAGACACATGTATTAGTACTTGTCCCTCTGATGCCATATTGTTTCAAATTACCTGAAGTAGATATCCTCGCCGTTGGAGATACCTCCTTGAACACCGCCACTCCAGTTGGTTACAGtcctcaaccttcttcccccgGTCTTCTCATCGACGCCTTCCACAAAAGGATCGTTGTGGACACTACCAGGGAAAGTGGATCCACGAAGACCGGAACCGATTTCGAAAGACTTGGTCGAGGGGATAGAAAGCATGGCGTGAGCAAGAACAGCCTCGAGCTTGTCAAAGCAGGGTTCGCCCAAACCGAGGGGGCATCGTCGGATAACACAGGTGACGGAACCGCCCAAAGAATCatccttggccttggcgGCACGAATagtctcttccatctttttgcTA
The Cryptococcus tetragattii IND107 chromosome 11, whole genome shotgun sequence DNA segment above includes these coding regions:
- a CDS encoding chorismate synthase, giving the protein MSTFGTLYRVHTYGESHCKSVGCIVDGVPPGLQLTEADIQTQLSRRRPGQSDITTARSEFDTVHVQSGTEHGVTLGTPIGLLVHNKDQRPHDYAETDLYPRPSHADYTYLAKYGLKASSGGGRASARETIGRVAAGAIAEKYLKEAFGVEIVAFVASVGKVALPFADEEDEVLGKEYMDLVKTVTREEVDKEITRCPHKETSKKMEETIRAAKAKDDSLGGSVTCVIRRCPLGLGEPCFDKLEAVLAHAMLSIPSTKSFEIGSGLRGSTFPGSVHNDPFVEGVDEKTGGRRLRTVTNWSGGVQGGISNGEDIYFRIGFKPPATIAQEQSTAKYDGTEGVLAAKGRHDPCVVPRAVPIVETMAALVIMDMVLQQNARLTAASLLPDLTHLPPTMVLPGKSTIQKVREGQSVGEVQNQKVGEE